From a single Stomoxys calcitrans chromosome 4, idStoCalc2.1, whole genome shotgun sequence genomic region:
- the LOC106085558 gene encoding tetraspanin-9, protein MANAGYTCIRRTFCWLNILLWLCSCAFLGAGVWLRLSYEGYATLLPEHAALSADSVFLCIGVIGFVVSFLGCCGAWVQSRCLLVLYFMLIILLFLSEFLIGSIAFVFRGGLKRTVANELRFGIEEHYNASDRGSIIAPSVAAIWDNVQISFECCGVSSYEDWYDIKSWSGKRWVPESCCRPMYENRGIMVEGSGDNVLRVDCGRSENPTLWWDKGCVHSLQSWLTDKLDVIGVVGLGIAFAQLFGLITSMLLFCSVKHKKDSDTYKSYSPSIDPQTRPSSWED, encoded by the exons ATGGCGAACGCAGGATACACATGTATAAGAAGGACATTTTGTTGGCTCAACATACTTTTATGG CTTTGCAGTTGCGCATTCTTAGGAGCCGGCGTGTGGCTGCGTTTATCATATGAAGGTTATGCTACTCTTCTACCCGAACATGCTGCCCTCAGTGCCGATTCCGTATTCCTGTGCATAGGTGTAATTGGTTTCGTTGTATCATTTTTGGGATGTTGTGGTGCCTGGGTGCAATCAAGATGTCTGCTTGTTTTG TATTTCATGTTGATCATTTTGCTGTTCCTAAGTGAATTCTTGATTGGCTCCATAGCCTTTGTATTCCGGGGAGGCTTGAAGAGGACCGTGGCCAATGAATTACGGTTTGGCATTGAAGAGCACTATAATGCCTCGGATCGTGGCTCAATCATAGCACCCTCGGTGGCAGCCATATGGGATAATGTACAAATATCG TTCGAATGCTGTGGGGTATCTTCATATGAGGATTGGTATGACATCAAATCATGGAGTGGCAAACGTTGGGTACCCGAGTCTTGTTGCAGGCCGATGTATGAGAATAGAGGCATTATGGTGGAAGGTTCGGGCGATAATGTGCTCAGAGTTGATTGTGGCAG ATCTGAAAATCCCACTTTATGGTGGGATAAGGGCTGTGTTCACTCTCTGCAAAGCTGGCTTACCGATAAACTTGATGTCATTGGCGTTGTCGGTTTGGGCATTGCCTTTGCCCAACTCTTTGGTCTCATAACATCCATGCTGCTATTTTGTTCGGTGAAACATAAAAAGGATTCGGACACCTATAAATCATATTCACCCTCAATTGATCCTCAGACACGACCGAGTAGTTGGGAAGATTGA